One genomic region from Nymphaea colorata isolate Beijing-Zhang1983 chromosome 10, ASM883128v2, whole genome shotgun sequence encodes:
- the LOC116261875 gene encoding pectinesterase-like: MTRFVMIFRVFTVVTFIFFLVPHSFSQNVTAPVTPDKACNITTNPDFCRSVLPPYGRSDLYDYGRFLVRQSLHQSKRFSHLIDRSLRDNSTSLSGAGIGALRDCIVLSQLTTNYLSSSIATLNDTTTTTLPVDQADDVHTLLSAIVTNQQTCFDGLAQASVLKRKGDLYQPLVNGSKLYSTSLAMFTHSWAQKGHKKHKQGRQLLDELRVRRDGLPSWVNGGFFRSGPSRRSVQQSVRGGAPVLTTVVVAKRGKANFSSINDAIAAAPDNVNASYGYYVIKIKEGVYEEYVSVNSSKSNIMMVGAGINKTIITGNRSVGDGFTTFNSATFVVVGRNFVGMRLTIRNTAGPAKHQAVAVRNGADLSTFYKCSFEGYQDTLYAHSLRQFYRECDVYGTVDFIFGNAAVVFQKCKLYARLPSQGQSNMFTAQGRTDPNQNTGISIINSALLTTPELAAANGSIQSYLGRPWKEYSRTVYMLSNIGSLIDPAGWAPWSGDFALSTLYYGEYKNRGAGSKTDKRVTWPGFHVLAAVDASNFTVANFVQGDTWLDSTSVPFSTGLI; encoded by the exons atgacgcGCTTCGTTATGATCTTCCGCGTCTTCACTGTCGTCACTTTCATATTCTTTCTCGTCCCTCATTCTTTCTCTCAGAACGTCACTGCACCCGTCACCCCTGATAAAGCCTGCAACATCACTACCAACCCAGACTTCTGCAGGTCCGTCCTCCCACCCTATGGCAGGTCCGACCTCTACGACTATGGTCGCTTCCTGGTCCGCCAATCGCTGCACCAATCGAAGAGGTTCTCTCACCTCATCGATCGATCCCTCAGGGACAACTCTACCTCTCTCTCCGGCGCAGGGATCGGAGCCCTCAGAGACTGCATTGTTCTTTCCCAACTCACCACCAACTACTTGAGCTCCTCCATCGCCACCCTGAAcgacaccaccaccaccaccctccCCGTCGACCAGGCCGACGACGTCCACACACTCCTCAGCGCCATCGTCACCAATCAGCAGACGTGCTTTGATGGGCTTGCTCAGGCCTCCGTCTTGAAACGCAAAGGCGACCTCTACCAGCCGCTCGTCAATGGGTCCAAGCTCTACAGCACCTCCCTTGCCATGTTCACCCATTCCTGGGCTCAGAAGGGCCACAAGAAGCACAAACAGGGCCGGCAGCTTCTAGATGAATTAAGGGTGAGGAGAGATGGCCTACCCTCATGGGTGAACGGTGGTTTCTTCCGCTCTGGACCAAGTAGAAGGTCGGTTCAGCAATCTGTTCGCGGTGGGGCACCAGTTTTGACCACTGTGGTGGTGGCCAAGAGAGGGAAGGCGAATTTTAGCAGCATCAACGACGCCATTGCAGCCGCCCCTGATAATGTGAACGCCAGCTATGGTTACTACGTCATCAAGATAAAGGAGGGAGTTTATGAGGAGTACGTGTCTGTCAACTCGAGCAAGTCGAATATAATGATGGTAGGGGCTGGCATCAACAAGACTATAATCACCGGCAACCGTAGCGTCGGTGATGGCTTCACCACCTTCAATTCCGCCACCTTTG TTGTAGTCGGGAGGAACTTCGTGGGAATGCGACTAACAATCAGGAACACGGCCGGACCAGCCAAGCATCAGGCGGTGGCGGTCAGGAACGGCGCAGATCTTTCCACATTCTACAAATGCAGCTTCGAGGGATACCAAGACACTCTTTACGCTCACTCCTTGCGGCAATTCTACAGAGAATGTGACGTCTACGGCACCGTCGATTTCATCTTCGGCAACGCTGCCGTCGTCTTTCAAAAGTGCAAACTCTACGCCAGACTGCCATCGCAGGGCCAGTCCAACATGTTCACGGCTCAGGGCAGAACCGATCCGAATCAGAACACCGGGATCTCCATAATAAACTCCGCTCTCTTGACCACACCAGAGCTGGCGGCGGCCAACGGCTCGATCCAGTCGTATCTTGGGAGGCCATGGAAGGAGTACTCGAGGACGGTGTATATGCTGTCAAACATTGGTAGTTTGATCGACCCTGCTGGTTGGGCACCCTGGTCTGGTGACTTTGCATTGAGCACTTTGTACTATGGGGAGTATAAGAACCGAGGTGCGGGTTCGAAGACGGACAAGAGGGTTACATGGCCTGGATTCCATGTGTTGGCTGCTGTGGATGCGAGCAATTTCACTGTAGCCAACTTTGTTCAAGGTGATACGTGGTTGGATTCCACGAGTGTGCCCTTCTCAACAGGGTTAATTTGA
- the LOC116262700 gene encoding pectinesterase-like: MTRSIIILFLLISFTCFPFETLSQIDSASRVISPENACSVTPNPNFCMSLIPPQTRTNFHDYVRFLVNKSLDQSASFSSLIDHVIKGNATLPPLAMAALNDCLLLSQLTTDFLASSSTTLNGTDSSLPNEQVDMVHTLLSAIITNQQTCYDGLTQASFSHRGHNLYAPLVNGSRLYSASLALFTHYWVPKLEPGRQLLDELKVAPDGLPRWVDKEIFRHGSGRRMDLQTVGNVVVAQDGSGNYRTITDAIAAAPFKSDGGSGYFVIHVKAGEYQEQVTIDKKKKYIMMVGDGIGKTIITGSRSVGGGSTTFNSATLAVQGEGFVAIGITVRNTAGPAKGQAVAVRNGADLSAFYQCSFEGYQDTLYAYSLRQFYRECDIYGTVDFIFGNAAAVFQNCNIYARLPPGKLNTVTAQGRSDPNQNTGTSIVNCNILAGPELSKATNVRTFLGRPWRPYSRTVVMQSNLGSLIDPAGWLAWSSSSALGTLYYGEYGNRGPGADTSRRVKWPGFHLMMANDAGGFTVSNFVHGDVWLPKTTVPFTGGLA; the protein is encoded by the exons ATGACACGCTCTATCATCATTCTCTTCCTCCTCATCTCTTTCACATGCTTTCCATTTGAAACTCTGAGCCAGATCGACTCTGCTTCTAGAGTGATCAGTCCTGAGAATGCCTGTAGCGTCACCCCCAACCCCAACTTCTGCATGTCCCTCATACCCCCCCAGACACGCACCAACTTCCATGACTACGTCCGATTCTTGGTCAACAAGTCCCTTGACCAGTCGGCCAGCTTCTCCTCCCTCATCGACCATGTTATTAAGGGCAACGCCACCCTCCCTCCGTTAGCCATGGCCGCCCTCAACGACTGCCTTCTCCTTTCCCAACTCACCACCGACTTCTTGGCCTCCTCCTCCACTACGCTCAACGGCACCGACTCCAGCCTGCCGAATGAGCAAGTCGACATGGTGCATACCCTACTGAGCGCCATCATCACCAACCAGCAGACCTGCTATGACGGACTTACTCAAGCCTCCTTCTCACACCGAGGCCACAACCTCTACGCTCCTCTGGTTAATGGATCCCGACTCTATAGTGCATCCTTAGCCTTGTTCACCCACTACTGGGTACCTAAGCTCGAGCCCGGTCGACAGTTGCTGGACGAGCTAAAGGTGGCACCAGATGGTCTACCCCGTTGGGTCGACAAGGAAATATTCCGGCATGGTTCCGGTAGGAGGATGGATCTCCAGACTGTGGGAAACGTCGTGGTCGCCCAGGATGGCAGCGGAAATTACCGCACCATAACCGACGCCATTGCTGCGGCTCCTTTCAAGAGCGACGGCGGGAGCGGCTACTTTGTGATACACGTGAAAGCCGGTGAGTACCAGGAGCAAGTGACaattgataagaaaaagaaatacataATGATGGTGGGAGACGGGATAGGGAAGACGATCATCACCGGCAGCCGGAGCGTCGGAGGCGGGTCGACCACCTTCAACTCTGCAACCCTTG CTGTACAAGGGGAAGGCTTTGTAGCAATTGGCATCACAGTACGCAACACAGCAGGGCCAGCTAAAGGCCAAGCAGTGGCAGTGAGAAACGGTGCGGACCTTTCAGCGTTCTATCAATGCAGCTTTGAGGGATATCAAGACACTCTCTATGCCTACTCCCTCCGTCAGTTCTATCGGGAGTGCGACATTTACGGCACCGTGGACTTCATCTTTGGGAATGCGGCTGCCGTCTTCCAGAACTGCAACATCTATGCTCGGCTGCCGCCTGGGAAGCTAAACACCGTGACAGCACAAGGCAGGTCGGATCCGAATCAGAACACTGGCACCTCCATTGTAAACTGCAATATCTTGGCTGGTCCTGAATTATCCAAGGCAACCAACGTGAGGACCTTTCTCGGCCGGCCGTGGCGGCCATACTCTAGAACGGTGGTCATGCAGTCCAACCTTGGCAGCTTGATCGACCCTGCCGGTTGGCTGGCTTGGAGCAGTAGTTCCGCTCTGGGAACATTATACTACGGTGAGTATGGCAACCGTGGGCCAGGTGCAGACACTAGTAGGAGGGTTAAATGGCCGGGATTCCACTTGATGATGGCCAACGATGCTGGAGGCTTCACGGTGTCTAATTTTGTCCATGGAGATGTGTGGCTGCCTAAGACAACTGTGCCCTTCACAGGTGGGTTGgcttga
- the LOC116262701 gene encoding pectinesterase-like, protein MASASTTSFFLLLATTIVLHFASLIPASLSQSPTGQVAPSHACSVTTDPSFCKSVIPAHARSDLFGYGRYLVNKSLEESARISALVDQTIRGETSLSAPALGALKDCLFLSELTTDFLVTSLSTLNSTDPTTLQDDQGVDVQTWLSAIITNQQTCYDGLTQASFLRSDNSLHAPLVNGTQLYSVSLAMFTHSWVPKTDGTTDQLSENNRKLLDGSKAGPAGFPSRSKLPDVFGRKRRMALDTGDVHVKSMVTVAQDGSGNYGTIGEAIAAAPNNTHPEKGYHVIYVKSGVYQEYVFVDKKKKNLMMVGDGINKTIVTGSNSVGDGFTTYKSATFAVVGPNFIGRDFTVQNTAGPAKHQAVAVRNGADLSTFYRCSFEGYQDTLYAHSLRQFYRECDIYGTVDFIFGNAAAVFQNCNLYARLPMSGQQNMFTAQGRTDPNQNTGTSIINCTILATPELSASGQTKSFLGRPWKSYSRTVYMESFIGSLIDPSGWAPWSGDFALSTLYYGEYNNAGSGADTSRRVTWPGYHVMGSSDATNFTLANFLQGDVWLPGTSVPFTAGLA, encoded by the exons ATGGCTAGTGCTAGCACCACcagcttcttccttctcctcgcCACCACCATAGTACTCCACTTCGCCTCCCTCATCCCTGCTTCCCTCTCACAGAGTCCCACCGGCCAAGTCGCCCCATCCCACGCCTGCAGCGTCACCACTGACCCTTCTTTCTGCAAATCAGTCATACCAGCTCACGCGCGCTCCGATCTCTTCGGCTACGGCCGGTACCTGGTCAACAAGTCGTTGGAGGAGTCGGCGAGGATCTCCGCCCTCGTCGACCAAACCATCAGGGGGGAAACTTCCCTCAGCGCACCCGCTCTGGGCGCACTCAAGGATTGCCTGTTCCTCTCCGAGCTCACCACCGACTTCTTGGTCACTTCCCTGAGTACCCTCAACTCCACCGACCCCACCACCCTTCAGGACGATCAGGGCGTGGACGTCCAGACCTGGCTCAGTGCCATCATCACGAACCAGCAGACCTGTTACGATGGGCTCACACAGGCCTCCTTCCTCAGGAGCGACAACTCCCTCCATGCCCCTCTTGTGAACGGGACGCAGCTCTACAGTGTGTCCTTGGCCATGTTCACCCACTCCTGGGTGCCAAAGACCGACGGCACGACTGATCAGCTTTCCGAGAACAACCGCAAGCTTCTGGATGGTTCGAAGGCCGGCCCTGCCGGTTTCCCGAGCCGGTCGAAGTTACCGGATGTCTTTGGACGTAAAAGAAGGATGGCGCTCGACACCGGCGACGTCCATGTGAAGTCCATGGTGACCGTTGCTCAGGACGGGAGTGGGAACTACGGAACCATCGGGGAGGCCATAGCAGCGGCGCCAAACAACACGCACCCTGAAAAGGGATACCATGTGATCTACGTGAAGTCTGGGGTTTACCAGGAGTATGTGTTTGtggataagaagaagaagaatctgaTGATGGTTGGGGATGGCATCAACAAGACCATCGTCACCGGCAGCAACAGCGTCGGAGATGGTTTCACTACCTACAAATCTGCAACCTTTG CCGTGGTGGGACCGAATTTCATAGGACGGGACTTCACAGTGCAGAACACGGCTGGCCCAGCCAAACATCAGGCCGTGGCCGTTCGGAACGGTGCCGATCTCTCTACGTTCTACCGCTGCAGCTTCGAGGGCTACCAAGACACTCTCTACGCCCATTCCCTTCGTCAGTTCTACAGAGAATGCGACATTTACGGCACCGTCGACTTCATCTTCGGCAATGCAGCGGCCGTCTTCCAGAACTGCAACCTCTATGCCCGGCTGCCCATGTCCGGCCAGCAGAACATGTTCACGGCTCAGGGCAGAACCGATCCCAACCAGAACACCGGGACCTCCATAATCAATTGCACCATTTTAGCCACCCCAGAGCTCTCCGCCAGCGGCCAGACAAAATCGTTTCTGGGGAGGCCGTGGAAGAGTTACTCGAGGACTGTTTACATGGAGTCCTTCATTGGAAGCCTGATCGATCCCTCCGGCTGGGCGCCGTGGTCGGGTGATTTTGCTTTGAGCACCCTGTACTATGGGGAGTATAACAACGCCGGGTCTGGGGCAGACACTAGCCGCAGAGTGACATGGCCTGGATACCACGTCATGGGTTCGAGCGATGCCACCAACTTCACCTTGGCTAACTTTCTGCAAGGCGATGTGTGGCTGCCCGGCACTTCTGTGCCCTTCACTGCTGGGCTCGCCTGA
- the LOC116262879 gene encoding pectinesterase-like — protein MATLCTTSFFPVLLLLLATCIPSALSQNSTGQLPPANACSLTTNPSFCKSVIPPQTRSNLYGYGRYLVKKSLDQSARLAALIDRTIRYNTTLTTPALGALHDCLLLSQLTTDFLVTSLGTLNSSDSTTLQDTQGDDVQTLLSAIVTNQQTCYDGLTQASFLTSKNSLHAPLVNGTQLYSVSLAMFTHSWAPKFKHRRALKPGRKLLDDLKVGQGGLPSWVNRGVFGLKRRMALDTGSVLVKTIVTVAQDGSGNYSTISEAVAAAPNNTLPSKGYYVIYVKAGVYQEYVSVDKKKQNLMMVGDGINRTIITGSRSVGDNFTTFNSATLAVVGPNFIGRDFTVRNTAGPAKHQAVAVRNGADLSTFYRCSFEGYQDTLYAHSLRQFYRECDIYGTVDFIFGNAAVVFQNCNLYARLPMSGQQNMFTAQGRTDPNQNTGTSIINCTISATPDLSANGQIKSFLGRPWKNYSRTVYLESFIDSVIDPSGWAPWSGNDFLSTLYYGEYSNRGPGSNTSSRVTWPGYHIMSSTDAANFTVTNFVQGDVWLPATSVPFSAGLA, from the exons ATGGCAACTCTTTGTACAACCAGTTTCTTCCCAGTGCTCCTCCTCCTGCTCGCCACCTGCATCCCCTCTGCCCTTTCACAGAATTCTACCGGCCAGCTCCCCCCAGCCAATGCCTGCAGCTTGACCACTAACCCTTCCTTCTGCAAATCCGTAATACCCCCTCAAACGCGCTCAAATCTCTATGGCTACGGCCGGTACCTGGTCAAGAAGTCGCTGGACCAGTCGGCGAGGCTCGCCGCCCTCATCGACCGAACCATAAGGTACAACACCACCCTCACCACACCCGCTCTGGGTGCGCTCCATGATTGTTTGCTTCTCTCCCAACTCACCACCGACTTCTTGGTGACCTCCCTTGGCACCCTGAACTCATCCGACTCCACCACCCTGCAAGACACCCAGGGCGACGACGTCCAAACCCTTCTGAGCGCCATCGTCACGAACCAGCAGACCTGCTACGATGGTCTCACCCAGGCTTCCTTCCTGACAAGCAAGAATTCCCTGCATGCCCCACTTGTGAACGGGACACAACTCTACAGCGTGTCCCTTGCCATGTTCACCCACTCATGGGCCCCAAAATTCAAGCACAGGAGGGCCCTCAAGCCCGGGCGCAAGCTTCTCGACGATTTGAAGGTCGGCCAAGGCGGTTTGCCGAGCTGGGTGAACCGGGGCGTTTTCGGGCTCAAGAGGAGGATGGCTCTTGACACTGGTAGTGTGCTGGTGAAAACCATTGTCACCGTTGCTCAGGATGGCAGTGGAAATTACAGTACCATCTCCGAGGCGGTTGCCGCCGCGCCAAATAATACTCTGCCGAGCAAGGGATACTATGTCATCTACGTAAAGGCTGGGGTGTACCAAGAGTATGTGTCCGTGGACAAGAAGAAGCAGAACTTGATGATGGTCGGGGATGGCATCAACCGGACTATCATCACCGGTAGTCGCAGCGTGGGAGATAACTTCACCACGTTCAACTCCGCAACTCTGG CTGTGGTGGGACCAAATTTCATCGGACGGGACTTTACTGTGCGGAACACGGCTGGTCCAGCGAAACATCAGGCCGTCGCCGTCCGGAACGGTGCTGATCTGTCCACGTTCTACCGCTGCAGCTTCGAGGGTTACCAAGACACTCTTTATGCCCATTCCCTCCGTCAATTCTACCGAGAATGTGACATCTACGGCACCGTAGATTTCATTTTCGGCAACGCGGCGGTTGTTTTCCAGAACTGCAACCTCTACGCTCGGCTGCCCATGTCCGGCCAACAGAACATGTTCACGGCCCAGGGCAGAACCGATCCCAACCAGAACACGGGCACCTCCATAATCAATTGCACCATATCGGCTACTCCCGATCTGTCGGCCAATGGCCAGATCAAGTCGTTCTTGGGTAGGCCGTGGAAGAACTATTCGAGAACGGTTTACCTGGAATCCTTCATCGATAGCGTGATCGATCCATCTGGCTGGGCGCCATGGTCCGGAAATGATTTTCTGAGCACCTTGTACTACGGGGAATACAGCAACAGGGGCCCGGGATCTAACACCAGCAGCAGAGTGACATGGCCGGGATATCATATCATGAGTTCAACTGATGCCGCCAACTTCACGGTGACTAATTTCGTGCAAGGCGATGTGTGGTTGCCTGCCACATCTGTGCCTTTCTCTGCTGGTCTCGCTTGA
- the LOC116262702 gene encoding pectinesterase-like, with protein MAESYIRNQWLPPSATPVYINPAAPSSTLTPLQDWKELSKSSNMTTLCTTTIVLLFTTLISIAFAQNGTSQISPANACSVTTDPAFCKSVIPPQTRYNLYGYGRYLVKKSLDQSASFSSLIDQTIRQKSSLTAEALSALRDCLFLSDLTTDFLVTSTSTLNSTDSTTLQDNQGDDVHTLLSAIVTNQQTCYDGLSQASFLKSGNSIYAPLINGSQLYRVSLAMFTHSWGPKHRHRRAGKPAVRKLLADLKVGHGGLPSWVNPGILGLKRRMALDTGSVLVQTIVTVAQDGSGNYSTISEAVAASPNSTLPSKGYHVIYIKAGVYQEYVSVDKKKKNLMMVGDGINQTIITGNRSVGDGFTTFNSATLAVVGPNFIGWDFTVQNTAGPAKHQAVAVRNGADLSTFYRCSFEGYQDTLYTHSLRQFYRECDIYGTVDFIFGNAAVVFQNCNLYARLPMSGQQNMFTAQGRTDPNQNTGTSIINCSISATADLSANGQIKSFLGRPWKNYSRTVYMESVIDSVIDPSGWAPWSGDDFLSTLYYGEYSNTGPGSNTSSRVTWPGYHVMSSTDASNFTVTNFVEGDVWLPATSVPFSAGLA; from the exons ATGGCTGAGAG TTACATAAGAAATCAATGGCTCCCCCCGTCTGCCACACCTGTCTATATAAACCCAGCTGCTCCTTCCTCCACTCTCACACCGTTACAGGATTGGAAAGAACTCTCCAAGAGTTCGAACATGACTACTCTCTGCACCACCACCATCGTCCTCCTCTTCACCACTCTCATCTCCATTGCCTTCGCACAGAACGGCACCAGCCAAATCTCCCCAGCCAACGCCTGCAGCGTCACCACTGACCCTGCCTTCTGTAAGTCCGTCATACCTCCTCAGACGCGCTACAACCTCTACGGCTATGGCCGGTACCTGGTCAAGAAGTCCCTGGACCAGTCAGCGAGCTTCTCTTCCCTCATTGACCAAACCATAAGACAGAAGTCCAGCCTTACTGCGGAGGCGCTAAGCGCGCTCAGGGATTGCTTGTTCCTCTCCGATCTCACCACCGACTTCTTGGTCACCTCCACGAGCACCCTCAACTCCACCGACTCCACCACCCTTCAGGACAATCAAGGTGACGACGTCCACACCCTTCTGAGTGCCATAGTTACGAACCAGCAAACTTGCTACGATGGCCTCAGCCAGGCCTCCTTCCTCAAAAGCGGGAACTCGATCTATGCACCACTTATTAATGGGTCACAGCTCTACAGAGTGTCCCTAGCTATGTTCACCCACTCCTGGGGGCCTAAACACCGGCACAGGCGAGCCGGGAAGCCCGCGGTTCGCAAGCTTCTCGCCGATTTGAAGGTCGGCCATGGCGGTTTGCCGAGCTGGGTGAACCCGGGCATCTTAGGGCTCAAGAGAAGGATGGCTCTTGACACTGGTAGTGTGCTGGTGCAAACCATCGTTACCGTTGCCCAGGACGGCAGTGGAAATTACAGTACCATCTCCGAGGCGGTTGCTGCCTCCCCAAATAGCACTCTGCCGAGCAAGGGTTaccatgtcatctacataaaggCTGGGGTGTACCAGGAGTATGTGTCCgtggacaagaagaagaagaacttgatGATGGTAGGGGATGGCATCAACCAGACTATAATCACAGGCAATCGCAGTGTGGGAGATGGCTTCACTACGTTCAACTCCGCCACTCTTG CCGTGGTAGGGCCAAATTTCATCGGATGGGACTTTACGGTGCAGAACACGGCAGGCCCAGCCAAACATCAGGCCGTCGCTGTCCGGAACGGTGCTGATCTCTCCACGTTCTACCGCTGCAGTTTCGAGGGTTACCAAGACACTCTCTACACACATTCCCTCCGTCAATTCTACAGAGAATGCGACATCTACGGCACCGTAGATTTCATCTTCGGCAACGCGGCTGTTGTCTTTCAAAACTGCAACCTCTACGCCCGGCTGCCCATGTCCGGCCAGCAGAACATGTTCACGGCCCAGGGCAGAACCGATCCCAACCAGAACACAGGCACCTCCATAATCAATTGCTCCATATCAGCAACTGCAGATCTATCTGCCAATGGCCAGATCAAGTCGTTCTTGGGTAGGCCGTGGAAGAACTATTCGAGAACGGTTTACATGGAGTCTGTCATCGATAGCGTGATTGACCCATCTGGCTGGGCGCCGTGGTCCGGTGATGATTTTCTGAGCACCTTGTACTACGGGGAGTACAGCAACACGGGGCCGGGATCTAACACCAGCAGCAGAGTGACATGGCCCGGATATCATGTCATGAGTTCAACTGATGCCTCCAACTTCACGGTGACAAATTTCGTGGAAGGTGATGTGTGGTTGCCTGCTACTTCTGTGCCTTTCTCTGCTGGCCTCGCTTGA